From Streptomyces sp. Edi4, one genomic window encodes:
- a CDS encoding TerD family protein, with product MTVNLSKGQAISLEKQGGGALTAVRMGLGWQAAPRRGLFGKRTQEIDLDASAVLFADKQPVDVVFFRHLVSDDGSVRHTGDNLVGGAGQGGDDEAILVDLARVPVHIDQIVFTVNSFTGQTFQEVQNAFCRLVDETNGQELARYTLDGGGQYTAQIMAKVHRSGAGWQMTAIGNPANGRTFQDLMPAILPHL from the coding sequence GTGACGGTCAATCTGTCCAAGGGTCAGGCCATCAGCCTGGAGAAGCAGGGCGGCGGCGCCCTGACCGCGGTGCGGATGGGGCTCGGCTGGCAGGCGGCTCCGCGCCGGGGCCTGTTCGGCAAGCGGACGCAGGAGATCGACCTGGACGCCTCGGCGGTGCTCTTCGCCGACAAGCAGCCCGTGGACGTGGTCTTCTTCCGCCACCTGGTCAGCGACGACGGCTCGGTCCGGCACACCGGCGACAACCTGGTGGGCGGCGCGGGACAGGGCGGTGACGACGAGGCGATCCTGGTCGATCTCGCGCGCGTGCCGGTCCACATCGACCAGATCGTCTTCACGGTGAACTCCTTCACCGGCCAGACGTTCCAGGAGGTGCAGAACGCGTTCTGCAGGCTCGTCGACGAGACCAACGGCCAGGAGCTGGCCCGCTACACGCTGGACGGCGGCGGCCAGTACACCGCGCAGATCATGGCCAAGGTGCACCGCTCGGGCGCCGGGTGGCAGATGACCGCCATCGGCAACCCGGCCAACGGCCGCACCTTCCAGGACCTGATGCCGGCGATCCTGCCCCATCTCTGA
- a CDS encoding MHYT domain-containing protein, translating to MHGTVDGFRYGLVTPVAAFIMACLGGALGLRCTARSVLSGRSFKAAWLALGATSIGSGIWTMHFIAMMGFSVHEVPLGYDRGITFASLVVAIVMVGIGIFIVGYRGATPMALVTGGTITGLGVATMHYLGMAGIRMNGEFEYNTLVVSASVVIAVVAATAALWAAVSVHGFLASLVASLVMGVAVSGMHYTGMAALSVHLHGGLSGAAASGGESPAALLAPMLIGPVAFLILAGVVVMFDPLVVMGKPDWEKRPPRQIPAPRHRPSFPERTSWAASEPPREGSASPHDW from the coding sequence ATGCACGGGACGGTCGACGGATTCAGGTATGGCCTGGTGACGCCGGTGGCGGCGTTCATCATGGCCTGTCTCGGCGGGGCGCTCGGGCTGCGCTGCACCGCCCGGTCGGTGCTGAGCGGGCGCTCCTTCAAGGCGGCCTGGCTGGCGCTCGGCGCCACATCCATCGGTTCGGGCATCTGGACCATGCACTTCATCGCGATGATGGGCTTCAGCGTCCACGAGGTGCCGCTGGGCTACGACCGGGGCATCACGTTCGCCAGCCTCGTCGTCGCGATCGTGATGGTCGGCATCGGCATCTTCATCGTCGGTTACCGGGGCGCCACTCCCATGGCGCTGGTGACGGGTGGCACGATCACCGGTCTCGGCGTGGCCACCATGCACTATCTGGGCATGGCCGGGATCAGGATGAACGGGGAGTTCGAGTACAACACCCTCGTCGTCAGCGCGTCCGTGGTGATCGCGGTGGTGGCCGCCACCGCGGCGCTGTGGGCGGCCGTGTCCGTGCACGGGTTCCTGGCGAGTCTGGTGGCGAGTCTGGTCATGGGTGTCGCGGTCAGCGGCATGCACTACACGGGGATGGCCGCGCTCAGCGTCCACCTGCACGGCGGGCTCTCGGGGGCGGCGGCGAGCGGCGGGGAGTCGCCGGCGGCACTGCTCGCGCCGATGCTGATCGGGCCCGTCGCCTTTTTGATCCTGGCCGGTGTGGTGGTGATGTTCGATCCCCTGGTGGTGATGGGCAAGCCGGACTGGGAGAAGCGTCCGCCGCGCCAGATCCCGGCGCCCAGGCACCGCCCGTCCTTTCCCGAGCGCACCAGCTGGGCGGCGTCCGAGCCGCCGCGCGAGGGTTCGGCGTCCCCGCACGACTGGTGA
- a CDS encoding TerD family protein, which produces MTAELVRGQNHPLPRTRLEIRVSAGAAVVAGATLGDERGRVAGARCVAHPGAPALPGVEVSRSAAAEHRLAVDLEAVGEAVHRVSVLLALPPGAPGPSRFAGLAAPFVAVTGLDGTEIARYTITGLGAESAVVALELYRRQGAWKIRAVGQGYAGGLADLLSDQGLPEAGQVAGAIGEAIAPGAPRSVAAPPPRTGDDARVRGVSAGAPGGPGPDAAPDAGPPAAEPATVPQQQQQQQQQQQQQQQQHQQQQQAVAGGPVSYAHPRRRTATEPPPAPVAPTLDPQGPDRPVAGDAGGWSMDERLYNQVWGMFEDLARTVAAYRSAVDFADARREQELDRVLSDARARMGPAGEQAGERARAKREELVARAGEVLERDLAQLVAESEVVEPALPPAYARWDSPVWHAYRVPMEIPMALRLGDVRLPEQPQLRIPMLVRLPLERGLWIDAGRTGSEAAACLDAEQIKGLAVDTAVAVAARLLAVYPAHEFAVHVIDPAGAAAARLGPLARAGVLAAPPAAGAAGVAEVLAGLTERVDLVQMAVRGGAGTDALPPGMDTAEQLLIVNDFPHGFDDRALNQLRYLADEGPSVGVHLLMIADSEEASAYGPVLRPLWRSLLRLTPVPDDHLADPWVGHAWTYEPPLAPSGSRIVEQVLGRVGEARAAWPR; this is translated from the coding sequence ATGACGGCCGAGCTGGTACGGGGGCAGAACCACCCCCTGCCCCGGACCCGACTGGAGATCAGGGTGTCGGCCGGCGCGGCGGTGGTGGCGGGTGCCACGCTCGGCGACGAGCGGGGCAGGGTGGCGGGCGCGCGGTGCGTGGCGCATCCCGGCGCGCCGGCGCTGCCCGGCGTCGAGGTCTCCCGGAGCGCCGCCGCCGAACACCGTCTCGCCGTGGACCTGGAGGCCGTGGGGGAGGCGGTGCACCGGGTCAGTGTGCTTCTCGCGCTGCCGCCCGGGGCGCCGGGGCCCAGCCGTTTCGCCGGCCTCGCCGCGCCTTTCGTCGCCGTCACGGGCCTGGACGGCACGGAGATCGCCCGCTACACGATCACTGGGCTCGGCGCCGAGTCGGCGGTGGTGGCCCTGGAGCTCTATCGCCGTCAGGGTGCGTGGAAGATCCGCGCCGTCGGCCAGGGGTACGCGGGGGGCCTCGCCGATCTGCTGTCCGACCAGGGCCTGCCGGAGGCCGGGCAGGTGGCCGGCGCCATTGGGGAGGCGATCGCGCCCGGCGCCCCCCGTTCCGTGGCGGCGCCCCCGCCCCGTACTGGCGACGACGCCCGCGTACGCGGCGTGAGCGCCGGGGCGCCCGGCGGGCCCGGGCCGGATGCCGCGCCGGATGCCGGGCCGCCCGCAGCCGAGCCGGCCACCGTGCCCCAGCAGCAACAGCAACAGCAACAGCAACAGCAACAGCAACAGCAACAGCATCAACAGCAGCAGCAGGCCGTCGCCGGTGGCCCGGTCAGTTACGCGCACCCTCGGCGCCGGACTGCCACCGAGCCGCCGCCCGCCCCCGTGGCCCCAACGCTCGACCCTCAGGGGCCCGACCGGCCCGTCGCGGGCGACGCAGGCGGCTGGTCCATGGACGAGCGCCTGTACAACCAGGTGTGGGGCATGTTCGAGGATCTGGCCCGCACGGTGGCCGCCTATCGCAGCGCCGTGGACTTCGCGGACGCGCGCAGGGAACAGGAACTGGACCGCGTCCTGTCCGACGCGCGCGCCCGCATGGGCCCCGCGGGGGAGCAGGCCGGGGAGCGGGCCCGCGCCAAGCGGGAAGAGCTCGTCGCGCGGGCCGGGGAGGTTCTTGAGCGCGATCTGGCGCAGCTGGTCGCCGAGTCGGAGGTCGTCGAGCCCGCGTTGCCGCCGGCGTACGCCCGCTGGGACAGCCCGGTGTGGCACGCCTACCGGGTGCCGATGGAGATCCCGATGGCGCTGCGGCTCGGGGACGTACGGCTGCCCGAGCAGCCGCAGTTGCGCATTCCGATGCTGGTGAGGCTGCCGCTGGAGCGGGGGCTGTGGATCGACGCGGGCCGCACGGGCTCGGAGGCGGCCGCTTGCCTGGATGCCGAGCAGATCAAGGGGCTCGCGGTGGACACGGCCGTGGCGGTCGCGGCGCGTCTGCTCGCGGTCTACCCGGCCCATGAGTTCGCCGTCCATGTCATCGACCCGGCGGGGGCGGCCGCGGCCCGGCTGGGGCCGCTCGCGCGCGCCGGGGTGCTCGCCGCGCCGCCCGCGGCGGGCGCCGCAGGGGTGGCCGAGGTGCTGGCCGGGCTCACCGAGCGCGTGGACCTCGTGCAGATGGCGGTGCGGGGCGGCGCGGGCACGGACGCCCTGCCGCCCGGAATGGACACCGCCGAGCAGCTGCTGATCGTCAATGACTTTCCGCACGGCTTCGACGACCGCGCCCTGAACCAGCTGCGCTACCTCGCCGACGAGGGGCCTTCGGTGGGTGTGCACCTCCTGATGATCGCGGACAGCGAGGAGGCCTCGGCGTACGGGCCCGTGCTGCGGCCGCTGTGGCGTTCGCTGCTGCGGCTCACCCCGGTCCCGGACGATCACCTCGCCGACCCGTGGGTGGGGCACGCCTGGACGTATGAACCACCACTCGCGCCCTCCGGGAGCCGGATCGTGGAGCAGGTGCTCGGCCGGGTCGGCGAGGCACGCGCCGCCTGGCCCCGCTGA
- a CDS encoding cupin domain-containing protein produces MSTLDEASVAAPAAPAAPATSAGADPGPGGPASFAVRVSDVELEPEPLDPDQIVSGAPEVTGKVLWESADGKQIRGIWQITPGVVTDTEADELFVVVSGRATVEVAGGESLEIGPGDACVLRAGDRTTWTVHETLRKAYHISL; encoded by the coding sequence ATGAGCACCCTGGACGAAGCCTCTGTCGCCGCCCCCGCCGCCCCCGCCGCCCCCGCCACCTCCGCTGGCGCCGACCCGGGCCCCGGCGGACCCGCGTCCTTCGCCGTGCGGGTGTCCGACGTGGAACTGGAGCCGGAGCCGCTCGACCCCGACCAGATCGTCTCCGGCGCCCCTGAGGTGACGGGAAAGGTGCTGTGGGAGTCGGCCGACGGCAAGCAGATCCGGGGTATCTGGCAGATCACTCCGGGCGTGGTGACCGACACCGAGGCCGACGAGCTCTTCGTGGTCGTCAGCGGGCGCGCGACCGTCGAGGTGGCGGGCGGCGAGTCGCTGGAGATCGGCCCGGGTGACGCATGCGTGCTGCGGGCGGGTGACCGCACCACCTGGACCGTCCACGAGACGCTGCGCAAGGCCTACCACATCAGCTTGTAG
- a CDS encoding methylated-DNA--[protein]-cysteine S-methyltransferase, which produces MDSNTQFVEWTVADSAIGPLLLAATGQGLVNVVFHADEAVRDRAVRALATRFGTEPTPATPGHAGLLEEPIRQIAAYFDGRLRAFTLPLDWSLAAGFNRQVLRELAATVPYGTVVGYGDLAGRVGQPGAAQAVGAAMGANPLPVVVPCHRVVESGGGLGGFGGGLETKRQLLALEGVLPQPLF; this is translated from the coding sequence ATGGACAGCAACACGCAGTTCGTCGAATGGACCGTGGCCGACAGCGCCATCGGCCCGCTGCTCCTGGCCGCGACCGGCCAGGGCCTGGTGAACGTGGTCTTCCACGCCGACGAGGCGGTACGGGACCGGGCCGTCCGGGCCCTGGCCACCCGCTTCGGCACCGAGCCCACCCCGGCCACGCCCGGGCACGCGGGCCTCCTGGAGGAGCCGATACGCCAGATCGCGGCGTACTTCGACGGCCGGCTGCGCGCGTTCACACTGCCCCTGGACTGGTCGCTCGCCGCCGGATTCAACCGGCAGGTGCTGCGTGAGCTGGCGGCCACCGTGCCGTACGGCACGGTGGTGGGCTACGGCGACCTGGCGGGCCGGGTCGGCCAGCCCGGGGCGGCCCAGGCCGTCGGCGCGGCCATGGGCGCGAACCCGCTGCCCGTGGTGGTGCCCTGCCACCGCGTAGTGGAGAGCGGCGGCGGCCTCGGCGGATTCGGCGGCGGCCTGGAGACCAAACGGCAGCTGCTCGCGCTCGAAGGGGTCCTGCCGCAGCCACTGTTCTGA
- a CDS encoding MFS transporter: MIRLAAASLAGTAIEFYDFFVYGTAAALVLGPLFFPTFSAVAGTLAAFGTFGAGFLARPLGSVLFGHIGDRYGRRPVMFASLALTGLATVAVGCVPSYASIGITAPVLLLVLRFLQGLGLGGEWGGAVLLTAEHAPAHRRGLWTSFPQIGPSVGFLLANGVVLALSAGLSDAQFHAWGWRVPFWGAGVLALGGLALRNSLAETPQFRAMGEPAKLPLLEVVGGHGRLVLLTAGALSFGYAVFYAVSTWSLAYATDRLGVDRTVMLVCVMAAVAIMGVLTPFAALLGDRHGRRRLCLVGCAATVAWMFPLVALLETAQPLWMFVGFLGAMLAFISMFAVISAYLPELYEPRVRCTGAAVGYNLGGVLGGALTPIVATALSRGDGPPWGVGAYLTGLGLLSLGCFALLPETRPQAAAHPAPGAESEAAPA, translated from the coding sequence ATGATCCGCCTCGCGGCCGCCTCGCTCGCGGGCACCGCCATCGAGTTCTACGACTTCTTCGTCTACGGCACCGCGGCCGCCCTCGTGCTGGGCCCGCTGTTCTTCCCGACCTTCTCCGCGGTGGCCGGGACGCTCGCCGCTTTCGGCACCTTCGGCGCCGGCTTCCTGGCCCGTCCGCTCGGTTCGGTTCTCTTCGGCCACATTGGCGACCGCTACGGGCGCCGTCCGGTCATGTTCGCCTCGCTGGCCCTGACCGGGCTCGCCACGGTGGCGGTCGGCTGTGTGCCCTCCTACGCCTCGATCGGCATCACCGCGCCCGTATTGCTCCTGGTGCTGCGCTTCCTCCAGGGGCTCGGGCTCGGCGGCGAATGGGGCGGCGCGGTGCTGCTCACGGCCGAGCACGCGCCGGCCCACCGGCGCGGACTGTGGACGAGCTTTCCGCAGATCGGCCCCTCCGTGGGCTTCCTGCTGGCCAATGGGGTCGTGCTCGCACTGTCGGCGGGGCTCAGCGACGCCCAATTCCACGCCTGGGGGTGGCGGGTGCCGTTCTGGGGCGCGGGGGTGCTCGCGCTGGGCGGACTCGCGCTGCGGAACTCGCTTGCGGAGACGCCGCAGTTCCGCGCGATGGGCGAGCCGGCGAAGCTCCCGCTGCTCGAAGTGGTGGGCGGACACGGGCGGTTGGTGCTGCTGACGGCCGGAGCCCTCTCGTTCGGGTACGCCGTCTTCTACGCGGTGTCCACCTGGTCGCTCGCGTACGCGACCGACCGCCTTGGGGTCGACCGCACGGTGATGCTGGTCTGCGTCATGGCGGCCGTCGCGATCATGGGCGTCCTGACGCCGTTCGCGGCCCTGCTGGGCGACCGCCATGGACGGCGGCGGCTGTGCCTTGTCGGGTGCGCGGCGACGGTGGCGTGGATGTTCCCGCTGGTGGCGCTGCTCGAGACGGCGCAGCCGCTGTGGATGTTCGTCGGCTTCCTCGGCGCGATGCTGGCGTTCATCTCGATGTTCGCGGTGATCTCGGCGTATCTGCCCGAGCTCTACGAGCCGAGGGTGCGCTGCACGGGCGCCGCGGTCGGCTACAACCTGGGCGGGGTGCTCGGCGGCGCGCTGACCCCCATCGTGGCGACCGCGCTGTCTCGGGGCGATGGGCCGCCGTGGGGGGTGGGCGCGTATCTGACCGGTCTCGGGCTGCTGAGTCTGGGCTGTTTCGCCCTGCTGCCCGAGACACGTCCGCAGGCGGCCGCCCACCCGGCGCCCGGAGCGGAGTCGGAGGCGGCCCCGGCGTAG
- a CDS encoding TerC family protein yields the protein MDVSMTLWVLTILGLGALIAADFFIGRKPHDVSVKEAGVWTVVWIVLAALFGIGLLVFGTSQASGEFFAGFITEKSLSVDNLFVFILIMAKFSVPSHLQQRVLLFGVLIALVLRAVFIAAGAAVIANFSWVFYIFGAFLIYTAWKLIQEARSGDEEEEFEENRLLKSVEKKFGVADRYHGTKLFVAKNGKKIMTPLMVVMLAIGTTDVLFAMDSIPAIFGLTQDPYIVFTANAFALMGLRQLYFLIGGLLKKLVHLSYGLSVILGFIGVKLVLHALHENGVNVPEISIPVSLGVICGVLVITTITSLVAARKQTADQDRHKDSIGA from the coding sequence GTGGACGTTTCAATGACCTTGTGGGTGCTGACCATTCTCGGTCTGGGTGCCCTGATCGCGGCCGACTTCTTCATCGGGCGCAAGCCGCACGACGTATCGGTCAAGGAGGCCGGCGTCTGGACCGTGGTCTGGATCGTGCTGGCCGCGCTCTTCGGCATCGGCCTGCTGGTGTTCGGCACCAGCCAGGCCTCCGGCGAGTTCTTCGCGGGCTTCATCACCGAGAAGTCGCTCTCCGTCGACAACCTCTTCGTCTTCATCCTGATCATGGCGAAGTTCTCGGTGCCCTCGCACCTCCAGCAACGGGTGCTGCTCTTCGGCGTGTTGATCGCCCTGGTGCTGCGCGCCGTGTTCATCGCGGCCGGCGCCGCGGTCATCGCCAACTTCTCGTGGGTCTTCTACATCTTCGGCGCGTTCTTGATCTACACCGCCTGGAAGCTCATCCAGGAGGCGCGCTCGGGCGACGAGGAGGAGGAGTTCGAGGAGAACCGCCTCCTGAAGTCCGTCGAGAAGAAGTTCGGCGTCGCCGACAGGTACCACGGCACCAAGCTGTTCGTGGCGAAGAACGGCAAGAAGATCATGACGCCCCTGATGGTCGTCATGCTCGCCATCGGCACCACCGACGTGCTCTTCGCGATGGACTCGATCCCGGCGATCTTCGGTCTGACCCAGGACCCGTACATCGTCTTCACGGCCAACGCCTTCGCGCTGATGGGCCTGCGTCAGCTGTACTTCCTGATCGGCGGGCTGCTCAAGAAGCTGGTCCACCTCAGCTACGGCCTCTCGGTGATCCTCGGTTTCATCGGCGTGAAACTGGTACTGCACGCGCTGCACGAGAACGGTGTGAACGTCCCGGAGATCTCCATTCCAGTCTCCCTCGGCGTCATCTGCGGCGTGCTGGTCATCACCACGATCACCAGCCTCGTCGCGGCGCGGAAGCAGACGGCGGACCAGGATCGGCACAAGGACAGCATCGGCGCCTGA
- a CDS encoding pseudouridine-5'-phosphate glycosidase translates to MPRDDAPEAVHLSEEVRTGLEEGRPVVALESTIISHGLPRPRNLRVALELEHLVRAAGAVPATIAVLDGLPRVGLDKGQLERVANDDLRKLGHRDLPMALATGTSGATTVSATAYLAERAGLRVFATGGLGGVHREWDRTQDESADLRLLATTPIAVVCAGVKSILDVPATLQRLETLGVPVVGYGTDHFPGFYLSSSGEPVDWTVRTPQEAADVLRAHRALALRSAVIVANPVPQAEQLDPRLHDDVLAAGLAACRAANITGQAVTPFLLTYLVEHTDGASLEANVAAVRGNVRLAADIAAAL, encoded by the coding sequence ATGCCCCGTGACGACGCACCCGAAGCGGTCCACCTCTCGGAAGAAGTACGGACCGGCCTGGAAGAGGGACGGCCCGTCGTGGCCCTGGAGTCGACGATCATCTCGCACGGTTTGCCCCGGCCGCGCAACCTGCGCGTCGCCCTCGAACTTGAGCACCTGGTACGGGCTGCGGGCGCCGTTCCCGCGACCATCGCCGTACTCGACGGACTCCCGCGAGTAGGCCTGGACAAGGGCCAGTTGGAACGCGTGGCCAACGACGACCTGCGCAAACTCGGCCACCGCGACCTGCCGATGGCGCTGGCGACCGGAACCAGCGGGGCGACCACGGTATCCGCCACCGCGTACCTGGCCGAGCGCGCCGGGCTACGCGTCTTCGCGACCGGCGGCCTCGGCGGCGTCCACCGCGAATGGGACCGCACGCAGGACGAGTCGGCGGACCTGCGACTGCTCGCCACGACACCGATCGCGGTGGTGTGCGCGGGCGTGAAGTCGATCCTCGACGTACCGGCCACGCTCCAACGCCTGGAAACGCTCGGGGTCCCCGTGGTCGGCTACGGCACGGACCACTTCCCGGGTTTCTACCTGTCCAGTTCGGGCGAGCCGGTCGACTGGACGGTACGCACGCCACAGGAGGCGGCGGACGTACTGCGGGCCCACCGCGCCCTCGCCCTGCGCTCGGCGGTGATCGTGGCCAACCCCGTACCCCAGGCCGAACAGCTCGATCCCCGACTGCACGACGACGTGCTGGCCGCCGGGCTCGCCGCCTGCCGCGCCGCGAACATCACCGGCCAGGCGGTCACTCCCTTCCTTCTCACCTATCTGGTCGAGCACACGGACGGCGCGTCCCTGGAAGCCAACGTGGCGGCCGTACGCGGCAACGTCCGGCTGGCCGCGGACATCGCCGCGGCGCTGTGA
- a CDS encoding PfkB family carbohydrate kinase — MNGAGTGRTPGGLLVVGDVVTDVVARHHGPLAPATDTMAEIRTVPGGAGANAACWAAHSGYTDVRLLARAGQDSAAWHNLWLRRSGVRPLLVPDTDAPTATVIALVDAVTAERTFLTDSGAVNRMSPGDWSPALLDGITHLHLSGYLLFADSSRQLALRASESARRAGATVSLDPASAGFLAGLGARRFLTLTEGMDILLPNADEARLLTGLSEPADAAMELSRQFPLVAVTLGSAGALVAAAGKIIATVRAPTVDAVDSTGAGDAFTGGFLAAHLMGASSREAAEAGCRAAAVAVGVVGGRPPVVGGGATDDE, encoded by the coding sequence GTGAACGGAGCCGGGACCGGCCGGACGCCGGGCGGTCTCCTCGTCGTCGGGGACGTGGTCACCGACGTGGTCGCCCGCCACCACGGCCCACTCGCGCCCGCCACCGACACCATGGCCGAGATCCGGACGGTGCCGGGCGGCGCGGGCGCCAACGCCGCGTGCTGGGCGGCCCATTCGGGCTACACAGACGTACGGCTGCTCGCCCGCGCCGGTCAGGACTCCGCCGCCTGGCACAACCTCTGGCTGCGCCGCTCCGGCGTACGCCCCCTGCTCGTCCCGGACACCGACGCGCCGACCGCGACCGTGATAGCCCTTGTCGACGCCGTGACGGCGGAGCGTACGTTTCTGACGGACAGCGGCGCCGTCAACCGCATGAGCCCCGGCGACTGGTCCCCCGCCCTCCTCGACGGCATCACCCACCTCCATCTCTCGGGCTACCTGCTGTTCGCGGACAGCAGCCGCCAACTGGCCCTGCGGGCAAGCGAATCGGCCCGCCGAGCGGGCGCCACCGTGAGCCTGGACCCGGCGTCGGCCGGCTTCCTGGCCGGCCTGGGCGCCCGGCGCTTCCTCACACTGACCGAGGGCATGGACATCCTGCTCCCCAACGCGGACGAGGCGCGCCTTCTGACCGGATTATCGGAACCGGCTGACGCGGCAATGGAGTTGAGCCGACAATTCCCTCTGGTGGCGGTCACACTCGGCTCAGCCGGGGCGCTGGTGGCCGCGGCAGGCAAGATCATCGCGACGGTACGGGCACCGACGGTCGACGCCGTGGACTCCACGGGCGCGGGTGACGCGTTCACAGGGGGCTTCCTCGCGGCCCATCTGATGGGTGCGTCATCGAGAGAGGCCGCGGAGGCGGGGTGCCGGGCGGCGGCGGTGGCGGTGGGCGTGGTGGGGGGACGGCCGCCGGTTGTGGGTGGAGGGGCGACGGATGACGAGTGA
- the uvrB gene encoding excinuclease ABC subunit UvrB has product MRPVSKIERTVAPFEVVSPYQPSGDQPAAIAELEKRIRAGEKDVVLLGATGTGKSATTAWMIEKLQRPTLVMAPNKTLAAQLANEFRELLPNNAVEYFVSYYDYYQPEAYVPQSDTYIEKDSSINEEVERLRHSATNSLLTRRDVVVVASVSCIYGLGTPQEYVDRMVRLKVGEEIDRDQLLRRFVDIQYTRNDLAFTRGTFRVRGDTIEIFPVYEELAVRIEMFGDEIEALSTLHPITGEIISEDQSLYVFPASHYVAGPERMEKAITGIEKELEQRLAELEKQGKLLEAQRLRMRTTYDLEMLRQIGSCSGIENYSMHFDDRAPGTAPNTLIDYFPEDFLLVLDESHVTVPQIGAMYEGDASRKRTLVDHGFRLPSALDNRPLKWEEFLGRIGQTVYLSATPGTYELSRGDGFVEQIIRPTGLVDPEVVVKPTEGQIDDLVHEIRKRTEKDERVLVTTLTKKMAEDLTDYFLELGIQVRYLHSDVDTLRRIELLRELRAGEYDVLVGINLLREGLDLPEVSLVAILDADKEGFLRSGTSLIQTIGRAARNVSGQVHMYADRVTAAMEKAIEETNRRREKQIAYNKERGIDPQPLRKKINDIVATIAREEVDTEQLLGTGYRQGKDGKAAKAPVPSLGARAGKEGKPVKGGKKELTDRPAAELAGIIEEMTDRMRAAAADLQFEVAARLRDEVGELKKELRQMREAGLA; this is encoded by the coding sequence ATGCGGCCCGTTTCCAAGATCGAACGTACGGTGGCGCCCTTCGAGGTCGTCAGTCCCTACCAGCCAAGCGGTGACCAGCCGGCGGCCATCGCCGAGCTGGAGAAGCGCATTCGCGCAGGTGAGAAGGATGTCGTCCTGCTCGGCGCCACCGGCACGGGCAAGTCGGCGACGACTGCCTGGATGATCGAGAAGCTTCAGCGCCCCACGCTCGTGATGGCGCCGAACAAGACGCTGGCCGCGCAGCTGGCGAACGAGTTCCGTGAGCTGCTGCCCAACAACGCCGTCGAGTACTTCGTGTCGTACTACGACTACTACCAGCCCGAGGCGTACGTCCCGCAGTCGGACACCTACATCGAGAAGGACTCCTCGATCAACGAGGAGGTCGAGCGGCTGCGCCACTCGGCGACCAACTCGCTGCTGACCCGGCGTGACGTGGTCGTGGTCGCGTCCGTCTCCTGCATCTACGGTCTGGGCACCCCGCAGGAGTACGTCGACCGGATGGTGCGGCTGAAGGTCGGGGAGGAGATCGACCGCGACCAGCTGCTGCGCCGCTTCGTCGACATCCAGTACACCCGCAACGACCTGGCGTTCACGCGCGGCACCTTCCGCGTGCGCGGCGACACCATCGAGATCTTCCCGGTCTATGAGGAACTGGCCGTCCGCATCGAGATGTTCGGGGACGAGATCGAGGCGCTGTCCACCCTCCATCCGATCACCGGCGAGATCATCAGCGAGGACCAGTCGCTCTACGTCTTTCCCGCCAGCCACTACGTGGCGGGTCCCGAGCGCATGGAAAAGGCCATCACCGGCATCGAGAAGGAGCTGGAGCAGCGCCTGGCGGAGCTGGAGAAGCAGGGCAAGCTCCTGGAGGCGCAGCGGCTGCGCATGCGCACCACCTACGACCTGGAGATGCTGCGCCAGATCGGCAGCTGCTCGGGCATCGAGAACTACTCGATGCATTTCGACGACCGCGCCCCGGGCACCGCGCCCAACACCCTGATCGACTACTTCCCCGAGGACTTCCTGCTGGTCCTCGACGAGTCGCACGTGACGGTCCCGCAGATCGGTGCGATGTACGAGGGTGACGCCTCGCGCAAGCGCACCCTGGTCGATCACGGTTTCCGCCTTCCTTCGGCGCTGGACAACCGGCCGCTGAAGTGGGAGGAGTTCCTGGGCCGCATCGGGCAGACGGTCTATCTGTCGGCGACGCCGGGCACCTATGAGCTGTCGCGCGGTGACGGCTTCGTGGAGCAGATCATCCGGCCGACCGGCCTGGTCGACCCGGAGGTCGTCGTCAAGCCCACGGAGGGCCAGATCGACGACCTGGTGCACGAGATCCGCAAGCGCACCGAGAAGGACGAGCGGGTCCTGGTCACGACCTTGACCAAGAAGATGGCCGAGGACCTGACGGACTACTTCCTCGAACTGGGCATCCAGGTGCGGTACCTGCACAGCGATGTCGACACCCTGCGCCGCATCGAGCTGCTGCGCGAGCTGCGGGCCGGCGAGTACGACGTGCTGGTCGGCATCAACCTGCTGCGTGAGGGCCTTGACCTGCCCGAGGTGTCCCTGGTGGCGATCCTGGACGCCGACAAGGAGGGCTTCCTGCGGTCGGGCACCTCCTTGATCCAGACGATCGGCCGCGCGGCCCGCAACGTCTCCGGCCAGGTCCACATGTACGCCGACCGCGTCACGGCCGCGATGGAGAAGGCCATCGAGGAGACCAACCGGCGCCGCGAGAAGCAGATCGCGTACAACAAGGAGCGGGGGATCGATCCCCAGCCGCTGCGCAAGAAGATCAACGACATCGTCGCGACGATCGCGCGCGAGGAGGTCGACACCGAACAGCTGCTCGGCACGGGGTATCGCCAGGGCAAGGACGGAAAGGCCGCCAAGGCGCCGGTGCCCTCGCTCGGCGCCAGGGCGGGCAAGGAGGGGAAGCCGGTCAAGGGCGGCAAGAAGGAACTCACCGACCGGCCGGCGGCCGAACTGGCGGGAATCATCGAGGAGATGACCGACCGGATGCGGGCGGCGGCCGCAGACTTGCAGTTCGAGGTGGCGGCCCGGCTGCGCGACGAGGTCGGCGAGCTGAAGAAGGAGCTGCGCCAGATGCGGGAGGCGGGCCTGGCCTGA